Below is a window of Methanophagales archaeon DNA.
GCTCGTATCCGCAGATAATACACGCACCCTACAAACAGCTAAATGAAGGGAACATTACCTGCACTTCGTTCGAGGATGCCAACGGAAAAGAGTATAACGATTGGATACCCGCATTCAGGCTGTGGTATGCAAGCTTATAGCCTATAGCCTATAGCTTATAGCCTACAGCCTGCAGCGAATTTTTTTTAATGAGCGAAATATAAAAATATCTGAGTATCTGCACTGTATCAAATGACCAATAAATACCTGCTACTGGTGGTCGTCATAGTATCTGGCGTTATGGCAGTATATGGCGTTTATAGTTACTGCACGATTGGCAATAGCCCCCATATTAAGTAAATATGAAATATTCAAATTCAAGATACCATAGACACATATCAAGCCAAGCCGGCTATGAGGATCTCCACAATGCTTAGGAGAAAGCTTTTTTTGAAAAAGAAAACTCTTTGCATCTTTCGATATGAGGATTGACAAAGAGTTAAAGCCTTTATTTCTTTTCGGCGACAGGATAGCTACTTGAGTTTGTCATTTTAGAATAGTGCTATTCACATATGTTATCTGCATATAAACATTTAAATATGGAAAATGTACATGTTATATTGTATATCCATGAAGAAAGAAGAGCTGGTACATTTGCATTTGCTGCTGGCGCAATTGAAGAAGTATTGTGAGGAAAATGGGTTGGGCTGTAGTTTCGAGAAGTACAACGAGCTGGGTATCTCTCCTTTCCAGGTACATCGAAGCAAGGAGGAGCACAAGCAGGCGGTTCTCGTGCTTGGAACTGAACTGGCATCGTTAACACTGAGGAATAATATTAACTTTATCCGTAAATAAGCAGATGAGCAGTCCACTGCCCTTTGTTTATTATCTTATTTTGAATTATGTGCCCCGATTTGTAACAAAAAAATTATGTTATGATCTAATATGTGTTAACTTTTATTAAAAAGTGTGATTATATGCCTCTATTATCTCCCTACCCTCTATGAATACACTGTTGTGTCTCTGCGCATAACTCTTTGCATCTGACTTGGATAACGCATATCCCGTATTGCCATCCAGCATCTCACAGATCACCATCGCCGGAGGTATGCCCGCGAGCAGTGCGAGAGCTACAGAAAGTTCTGTCTGCCCCCTTCTCTCCTCGAGTAAGGTGTCAGCAGCTCTCAGTATCGCAACGTGCCCGGGGGTTCTGAAGGAGGATTGGAAATCGAAGGAACCAGAACTACCATTCAATACCTCTGCTACTGCTTCCCCTATCTTCTTTATTGTAAGCGCGCGGTCTCTATCAGTTATACCTGTAAATGTATCGCGGTGATTCACCCACAGAGAGAATGAAGAACGTTTATCATATACCAGATCGCCATTATCCTCCACCATTCCACGCAAGGGCGAACGTCTCAAGATGTCACTGATAAGCGGAAGACCGAATTTCTCAGCGGCAAATGGATGAATAGCAACACATATAAGCCCTCCTGCTTCGCGCCTGAAATACGCTATGTCCTTCGGTCTCACCATGGTTGCAGGCATTACCAAGTCTGTCTCACCTTCACGGTCCTCTGCATCGTAGATCAAGACGAGTTCCCCTCTTCTTAAACGTTCGATGCCCCTCTCTACCGAGTCTGGGATCATATCTTCACTTTAGTCCTTACCTCATCTCCTTCTTCCAGATTAAGTTCACAGCGCAGATAAACCGGAGAGATTATCTCCAGAACATCTTCCGGGTAATGTGTACGCTCGGGAATGATAACAGCACTTTTGATCCCTTCTGCCCTGGGGTTTAATATCTTACAGGAGAAACATCTGCCACCTCCAAAGGTCCTGTTCTCAGATTCAAACCCCTCTATCTTTATCCCTCTTCTCCAATTCAGCTTTTTACGCACTGCTATGCTATGGGAATCCAGGTGCAGGTTCAAGGTGCCAGGAAAAGGAGTGAAACCCAATTTGGTCTCGAATTGCTTCTTGTACCCCTCAAGTGTGGTGTAATACTTCCCCTCACCCAGACCTGTAATCAGCCGCCCAGCGATTTCTACCTCTATATTTGCGGTGGAAAAGATTGCCTGATATTCATAACACTCCTTCTTCAGTTCCTCCACACCCTTCTCTGTCAGTGTTATCCATTGCCCATCTGCAATTATCCTTCGGTGCACCAGACCCTTGCGTTCAAGCTCCTGAAGCCGTCTCGCTGCAGTTTGAACGCTTGATTTTATCGCCTCTGCGAAATGCCCGGAAGACAATTTGATTGGTTGTTCAATGGCACCGAGCAGAGCAAGCTTTCTTAACGAGAATATTATACCCTCACCCATCTTTCCATCACCTTCACATTTTTGAGATGTATCTCATATATAGGATATTTGTATCTAAAAACATATAAAAATAAAAACATATCCTCTCATTCTCAGTTCAATCTCAACTCTTTTTCGACTCTATCCAGCCAGCAATCAGTCCGAACAGGAGTCCAGACAGATGCGCTGTATGTGCAACCCAGTCTTGAGCACCTATCATGAAGACATCATATAACGCAAATAGAATCACCATCATCCACATCTCCATTGGAAATATTATAAAATAGACCCTCATCCTCGGCATCAGCATCGCGAGCGCGCCAAGAACGCCGCATATCGCACCGCTCGCACCCAGTGCAGGATAAAGAGAAGAGGACATACAGTAGCCAAGACCCCCGAAGATGCCGGATAGGAAGAATATGAGCAGGAATTTCGCACTCCCTACTCGCCTCTCCAGTACGGGTGCAAAGAAGAAGAATACGAACATGTTGATAAGGACGTGTTCAGGCCGCTGGACAGAGTGGAGGAAGATATGCGTTACCAGCGTCCATGGTCTCTCCATCACCAACCCAGGAATCAGGATCAAAAGATCAGTGTAGCCGGGAATGAGCAATTGCAGAAGAAAAGAGAATAAGATGAGGAACAGAATCAGATATGAGTAGTTATGAGAGAATATCCTGGGGATATCCGTATTAACTAATAATTTAGTCTTTGCACGCTCACGCTCATAATTCCTATTTCTATCTTTATCCCTATCACTACCACTACCACTACCATATCCTACACACCAGTGCCTATCGGGCGGGAAATGCTCTCTGCAAAGGGTGTCACCACAGTATTTGCATCTGTACGAAGCAGGTTTGCCGCATACAGTGCAGCGTGACCGAGTCATGTATAAGAGGAATAGAGAGTTGTATAAATATTTATTAAATTTTGGAGATGTTCTCCTTATATGCCTCTATTGTTGTCTCTATATCCTCTTCGGAATGTGCGAGGCTGATAAAATTCGTCTCAAATTGCGATGGTGGAAGGAATACCCCTGAGGATAGCATCTTATGGAAAAGGCGCATATACCTGTTCTTGTCACACATGAGCGCATCAGAATAGTTCCGCACAGCATTACCCGAAGGACTGAAGAATATCTTGAACATAGAGCCAACACCTGAGACATAAGCTTCTACTCCTGCGCCTGAATCATGTATTGTATCGGTTAATGCAGCACGCATACGGTCGCCAAGTGCGTTTATTCGCGGTAAAGCGTTCTCACGTTCCAGTATCTCTATCGTCTTGATGCC
It encodes the following:
- a CDS encoding UPF0058 family protein, with product MKKEELVHLHLLLAQLKKYCEENGLGCSFEKYNELGISPFQVHRSKEEHKQAVLVLGTELASLTLRNNINFIRK
- the ribB gene encoding 3,4-dihydroxy-2-butanone-4-phosphate synthase → MIPDSVERGIERLRRGELVLIYDAEDREGETDLVMPATMVRPKDIAYFRREAGGLICVAIHPFAAEKFGLPLISDILRRSPLRGMVEDNGDLVYDKRSSFSLWVNHRDTFTGITDRDRALTIKKIGEAVAEVLNGSSGSFDFQSSFRTPGHVAILRAADTLLEERRGQTELSVALALLAGIPPAMVICEMLDGNTGYALSKSDAKSYAQRHNSVFIEGREIIEAYNHTF
- a CDS encoding DUF120 domain-containing protein; the encoded protein is MGEGIIFSLRKLALLGAIEQPIKLSSGHFAEAIKSSVQTAARRLQELERKGLVHRRIIADGQWITLTEKGVEELKKECYEYQAIFSTANIEVEIAGRLITGLGEGKYYTTLEGYKKQFETKLGFTPFPGTLNLHLDSHSIAVRKKLNWRRGIKIEGFESENRTFGGGRCFSCKILNPRAEGIKSAVIIPERTHYPEDVLEIISPVYLRCELNLEEGDEVRTKVKI
- a CDS encoding rhomboid family intramembrane serine protease — protein: MTRSRCTVCGKPASYRCKYCGDTLCREHFPPDRHWCVGYGSGSGSDRDKDRNRNYERERAKTKLLVNTDIPRIFSHNYSYLILFLILFSFLLQLLIPGYTDLLILIPGLVMERPWTLVTHIFLHSVQRPEHVLINMFVFFFFAPVLERRVGSAKFLLIFFLSGIFGGLGYCMSSSLYPALGASGAICGVLGALAMLMPRMRVYFIIFPMEMWMMVILFALYDVFMIGAQDWVAHTAHLSGLLFGLIAGWIESKKS